One window from the genome of Sphaerotilus microaerophilus encodes:
- a CDS encoding tetratricopeptide repeat protein — translation MAYRPSDPSDRSTGRPWRRARQLHPALSLALSSCLLTAGLPLATAWLAPATALAATPAAARDLSADAKAAAAETVFNAAATLDAFKREADDRLRGQRRQIEGLQTRLKTAEAQRQTDVSALRSELAQAQERFVAELAARDRTYAREIAVFRSTVEDIAATPEGAEALRQYNAGDEAGALAVLDSLADAREQARKARAALETAAERRRIATLALDARDKGKVDTLAVIKRYEEVTRLDPGWHWDWVELSRLYAEANRLQQAQAAAQRSADTAQDNRDLAVALDELGKLLAAQGDGVGARARFEESLDIFRHLAAVNPSLDVYQRDFAHMLRRLGDLLIRQGELAAARVHLQGSLAIRQRLAAANPGSADDQRDHSLILSKLGDLLLAEGDPAAARAHFEDSLAITRRLAAAHPGSANAQRDLSIGLERLGDRLLAQRDLAGARALFEEDLAISQRLAAADPGSASAQRDLSVSLNKIGDLLLAQRDFSGARARFQDSLAIRQRLAAADPASATAQRDVRINQNRLGDLLFGQGDLAGAHTHFQASLAIAQRLAAADPSSAQAQAQREVWLTMWRLRQLPDSGITWAQIAQAIEAQQARGTLLPGDQRYLDDARQRAQREQAPSAKPP, via the coding sequence ATGGCCTACCGCCCCAGCGACCCGTCGGACCGGTCCACCGGCCGCCCCTGGCGCCGCGCTCGGCAGCTCCACCCCGCGCTGTCCCTGGCCCTCAGCAGCTGCCTGCTGACCGCCGGTCTGCCACTGGCGACGGCCTGGCTGGCCCCCGCCACCGCCCTCGCAGCCACCCCGGCTGCAGCGCGCGACCTCAGCGCCGATGCCAAGGCCGCCGCCGCCGAAACCGTCTTCAACGCCGCCGCCACGCTGGACGCCTTCAAGCGCGAAGCCGACGACCGCCTGCGCGGCCAGCGCCGCCAGATCGAAGGCCTGCAGACCCGCCTGAAGACGGCCGAGGCGCAGCGCCAGACCGACGTCAGCGCCCTGCGCAGCGAACTCGCCCAGGCCCAGGAACGCTTCGTCGCCGAACTGGCCGCACGCGACCGCACCTACGCCCGCGAGATCGCGGTGTTCCGCAGCACGGTCGAGGACATCGCCGCCACGCCCGAAGGCGCTGAAGCCCTGCGGCAGTACAACGCCGGGGACGAAGCCGGTGCGCTGGCGGTGCTGGACAGCCTGGCCGACGCCCGCGAGCAGGCGCGCAAGGCGCGCGCCGCGCTGGAGACGGCCGCCGAGCGCCGCCGCATCGCCACGCTCGCGCTGGATGCCCGCGACAAGGGCAAGGTCGACACGCTGGCGGTAATCAAGCGCTACGAGGAAGTCACCCGCCTCGACCCCGGCTGGCACTGGGACTGGGTGGAACTGAGCCGCCTGTACGCCGAGGCCAACCGTCTCCAGCAGGCCCAGGCTGCGGCGCAGCGCTCGGCGGACACCGCTCAAGACAACCGCGACCTGGCGGTCGCGCTGGACGAACTTGGCAAGCTACTCGCCGCCCAGGGCGACGGCGTCGGCGCCCGCGCACGCTTCGAGGAGAGCCTGGACATCTTTCGGCACCTGGCCGCGGTCAACCCCAGCCTCGACGTCTACCAGCGCGACTTCGCCCACATGCTGCGCAGGCTGGGCGACCTGCTCATCCGCCAGGGTGAGCTCGCTGCCGCCCGCGTGCACCTGCAAGGCAGCCTGGCGATCCGCCAGCGCCTCGCCGCCGCCAACCCCGGTTCGGCCGATGACCAACGCGACCACAGCCTCATCCTGAGCAAGCTGGGCGACCTGCTGCTCGCCGAGGGTGATCCCGCTGCCGCCCGAGCGCACTTCGAGGACAGCCTGGCCATCACGCGGCGCCTGGCCGCCGCACACCCCGGCTCGGCCAACGCGCAGCGCGACCTCAGCATCGGTCTGGAGCGGCTCGGCGACCGGCTCCTCGCCCAGCGGGATCTGGCCGGCGCCCGTGCGCTCTTCGAGGAAGATCTGGCCATCTCCCAGCGCCTGGCCGCGGCCGACCCCGGCTCCGCCAGCGCGCAGCGCGACCTCAGTGTCAGCCTCAACAAGATCGGTGACCTGCTCCTCGCCCAACGCGACTTCTCAGGCGCCCGCGCGCGGTTTCAGGACAGCCTGGCCATCCGCCAGCGCCTGGCCGCCGCCGACCCCGCATCGGCGACCGCACAGCGCGATGTCAGAATCAACCAGAACAGGCTCGGCGACCTGCTGTTTGGCCAGGGCGACCTCGCCGGCGCCCACACCCACTTTCAGGCCAGCCTCGCCATCGCCCAGCGCCTGGCCGCCGCCGACCCCAGCTCGGCGCAGGCGCAGGCGCAACGCGAAGTCTGGCTGACGATGTGGCGGCTGCGGCAGCTGCCGGACAGCGGTATCACCTGGGCGCAGATCGCCCAGGCCATCGAGGCCCAGCAGGCGCGCGGCACGCTCCTGCCGGGGGACCAGCGCTACCTCGACGACGCCCGGCAACGCGCCCAGCGCGAACAGGCCCCGAGCGCCAAGCCGCCCTGA
- a CDS encoding class I SAM-dependent methyltransferase gives MHSPTAESRPAAAVSLTEPQKFIVRLRQSLADGSFQRLVLGRPHDAEPSLEKLLARRVLLRGVEHLSMVWRHRTKDITKNLPLDEAVEEVARGVAQQFHHAHLVTRGHDIQLMMSRKGQWGLRIGKVAAPAAGAGAASDEGVADEGATTVTAHDRAKRHALSLDTPFLAELGVTDAQQRLVPAMARKWRQINKFVEVLEHAIAQSPLAQRDAAQPVRVLDFGAGKGYLTFAVHHMLRGAGRVPEVIGVELRPDLTTLCNDAAARLGMAPGQSEDGGSLHFATGDVRSFAARPIDIMIALHACDTATDVAMHRGVLAGAAIILCSPCCHKELRPQMKAPPLLQPMLRHGIHMTEQAEMLTDTLRALLLQASGYDAQVFEFISPEHTSKNKMVLAVRRAQPLPESQRQALLAQVQALKAHYGVAHQALEALLAGAPAEPAGILAAMAREAQA, from the coding sequence ATGCATTCGCCCACCGCCGAATCCCGCCCCGCTGCCGCGGTGTCGCTCACCGAGCCGCAGAAGTTCATCGTCCGGCTGCGCCAGAGCCTGGCCGACGGCAGCTTCCAGCGGCTGGTGCTGGGCCGGCCGCACGATGCCGAGCCCTCGCTGGAAAAGCTGCTGGCGCGGCGGGTGCTGCTGCGCGGGGTGGAGCACCTGTCGATGGTCTGGCGGCATCGGACCAAGGACATCACCAAGAACCTGCCGCTGGACGAGGCGGTGGAGGAGGTGGCGCGGGGGGTGGCGCAGCAGTTCCACCACGCCCACCTGGTCACCCGCGGGCACGACATCCAGCTGATGATGAGCCGCAAGGGACAGTGGGGGCTGCGCATCGGCAAGGTCGCAGCGCCTGCGGCGGGGGCTGGCGCTGCGTCGGACGAGGGTGTCGCCGATGAGGGGGCCACCACCGTCACCGCGCACGACCGGGCGAAGCGCCATGCGCTGTCGCTGGACACACCCTTCCTGGCCGAGCTGGGCGTCACCGACGCGCAGCAGCGCCTGGTGCCGGCGATGGCGCGCAAGTGGCGGCAGATCAACAAGTTCGTCGAGGTGCTGGAGCACGCCATCGCCCAGTCGCCGCTGGCGCAGCGCGATGCTGCTCAGCCCGTGCGGGTGCTGGACTTCGGTGCCGGCAAGGGCTACCTGACTTTTGCGGTGCACCACATGCTGCGCGGCGCCGGCCGGGTGCCAGAGGTCATCGGCGTCGAGCTGCGGCCGGACCTGACCACGCTGTGCAACGACGCTGCGGCGCGACTCGGCATGGCGCCGGGGCAAAGTGAGGACGGCGGCTCGCTGCATTTCGCCACCGGCGATGTGCGCAGCTTCGCGGCCCGGCCGATCGACATCATGATCGCGCTGCACGCCTGCGACACCGCCACCGATGTGGCGATGCACCGCGGCGTGCTGGCGGGCGCGGCCATCATCCTGTGCTCGCCCTGCTGCCACAAGGAGTTGCGCCCGCAGATGAAGGCGCCGCCGCTGCTGCAGCCCATGCTGCGCCACGGCATCCACATGACCGAGCAGGCCGAAATGCTCACCGACACGCTGCGCGCCCTGCTGCTGCAGGCCAGCGGCTACGACGCCCAGGTCTTCGAGTTCATCTCGCCCGAGCACACCAGCAAGAACAAGATGGTGCTGGCGGTGCGCCGCGCCCAGCCACTGCCCGAGTCACAACGGCAGGCGTTGCTCGCGCAGGTGCAGGCGCTGAAGGCGCACTACGGGGTGGCGCATCAGGCGCTGGAGGCGCTGCTCGCAGGGGCACCGGCCGAACCGGCGGGGATCCTGGCCGCGATGGCCCGGGAGGCGCAGGCCTGA
- a CDS encoding DUF1810 domain-containing protein codes for MPDPHTLQRFVDAQAPVWPQVHAELAAGAKRSHWMWFIFPQLRGLGRSETARFYGIGDLDEARAWWAHPLLGPRLREAFGLLAALPSTLSAEQVLGPVDALKLRSCLTLFEAVAPEEAVLGVLLARWYGGRRDAATQERLGAA; via the coding sequence ATGCCCGATCCGCACACGCTCCAGCGCTTCGTCGACGCCCAGGCCCCCGTCTGGCCGCAGGTGCACGCCGAACTCGCCGCGGGCGCCAAGCGCAGCCACTGGATGTGGTTCATCTTCCCGCAGCTGCGCGGCCTGGGCCGCAGCGAGACGGCGCGCTTCTACGGTATCGGCGACCTGGACGAAGCCCGCGCCTGGTGGGCCCACCCGCTGCTGGGCCCGCGCCTGCGCGAGGCCTTCGGCCTGCTGGCCGCGCTGCCGTCGACGCTCAGTGCCGAGCAAGTGCTCGGCCCGGTGGATGCGCTGAAGCTGCGCTCCTGCCTGACGCTGTTCGAGGCGGTGGCGCCCGAGGAGGCGGTGTTGGGTGTGCTGCTGGCACGCTGGTACGGAGGCCGGCGGGATGCGGCCACGCAGGAACGGCTGGGCGCCGCCTGA